A genomic region of Staphylococcus roterodami contains the following coding sequences:
- a CDS encoding bifunctional metallophosphatase/5'-nucleotidase, translating into MEMNENINIEILTTSDMHSHFLNGDYGSNIYRAGTYVNQVRSQNHRVILLDSGGSLAGSLAAYYYAIVAPYKRHPMIKLMNRMHYDASGVSPSEFKFGLSFLTRSIALARFPWLSANIEYNVTKEPYFSTPYCIKHFGDLKIAIVGVTADGLMENEYSEMEQDVTIEKTLLASKRWIRYIHEIEEPDFLIVIYHGGLNKISNKTKNKKANSNEAEKLMEEIGVIDLMITAHQHQTIVGQDHETYYVQAGQDAKELVHLSINFKKRTTTYEVESIDSKVIDLNEYEENQELLDLTFYDRKAVAFWSQEVINNDELNLTVNGLQDLVCHTHPFSQLLHDAIRLAFDNDITCVHVPMNGEKGLFGQIRNEDLYHAYPYPDKPMDMTVIGQNIKDMLEYSYSHLDFVDEQLSLTIIDETLCTMWQGFNYEIDMSRDPGNRVVLENINIEKTYRITMTDYCYRNYKNYLKDAIVHESYEETMSTLIAEKLKDPNYSIKCKDNFIVRK; encoded by the coding sequence ATGGAAATGAATGAGAATATTAATATAGAAATCTTAACTACGTCAGATATGCATAGCCATTTTTTAAATGGAGATTATGGTTCAAATATTTATAGAGCAGGTACTTATGTTAACCAAGTTAGATCACAAAACCATCGTGTCATTCTGTTAGATAGTGGAGGTAGTTTAGCTGGTTCTCTAGCAGCATATTACTATGCAATTGTTGCACCTTACAAACGTCATCCTATGATTAAGTTAATGAATCGAATGCATTATGATGCAAGTGGTGTAAGTCCAAGCGAGTTTAAATTTGGGTTATCATTTTTAACACGATCAATTGCACTTGCGCGTTTTCCATGGTTATCAGCTAATATAGAATATAATGTGACTAAGGAACCTTATTTTTCAACACCTTACTGTATTAAGCATTTCGGAGATTTAAAAATAGCAATCGTAGGGGTCACTGCTGATGGTCTAATGGAAAATGAGTATTCTGAAATGGAGCAAGATGTTACTATTGAAAAAACATTATTAGCATCTAAACGTTGGATTAGATATATACATGAGATCGAGGAACCTGACTTTTTAATAGTAATTTATCATGGTGGGCTAAATAAAATTAGTAATAAAACAAAAAATAAAAAGGCAAATTCAAATGAAGCGGAAAAGTTAATGGAAGAAATTGGTGTTATAGATTTGATGATTACGGCACATCAGCATCAAACAATTGTTGGTCAAGACCATGAAACGTATTACGTTCAAGCAGGACAGGATGCAAAAGAACTTGTACACCTTTCAATTAATTTTAAAAAGCGTACAACTACTTACGAGGTTGAGAGTATTGATTCAAAAGTAATAGACTTGAATGAATATGAAGAAAATCAAGAATTATTAGATTTAACATTTTATGATAGAAAAGCTGTGGCATTTTGGTCTCAAGAAGTGATAAATAATGATGAATTAAACTTAACAGTTAATGGCTTGCAAGATTTAGTTTGTCATACGCATCCATTTTCCCAGTTGCTACACGATGCGATTCGCCTTGCATTTGATAATGACATAACATGTGTTCATGTACCTATGAACGGAGAAAAGGGGTTATTTGGACAGATTCGAAATGAAGACTTATACCATGCGTATCCTTATCCTGACAAACCGATGGATATGACGGTAATTGGTCAAAATATTAAAGATATGTTGGAATATAGTTATTCTCATCTTGATTTCGTTGATGAACAATTAAGTTTAACAATTATTGATGAAACGTTATGTACAATGTGGCAAGGGTTTAACTATGAGATTGATATGAGCCGTGATCCAGGGAACCGTGTTGTATTAGAAAATATTAATATAGAAAAGACTTATAGAATTACAATGACAGATTATTGTTATAGAAATTACAAAAATTATTTGAAAGATGCAATTGTTCATGAGTCGTATGAGGAGACGATGAGTACGTTGATTGCAGAAAAGTTAAAAGATCCAAATTATAGCATTAAATGTAAAGACAACTTTATAGTTCGAAAATAG
- a CDS encoding competence protein ComK, translated as MYSQNIYVIRKGDMVIRPAFDDDDQRNGSEIIRFDKTRIQNPFKVQKIIERSCKFYGNTYLGKKAETNRITGISSKPPILLTPLFPTYFFPTHSDRQNENIWLNMHYIENIKELKNRKCKVTFINNESIILHVSYHSLWHQYNNSIFYYYMVDKQSRMVSKNPDQPIDYNKATLNVFEALTRYSLFEDK; from the coding sequence ATGTATTCTCAAAATATTTATGTAATACGTAAAGGAGACATGGTTATTCGACCAGCATTTGATGATGATGATCAAAGAAATGGTAGCGAAATTATCCGGTTCGATAAAACGCGTATACAAAATCCATTTAAAGTCCAGAAAATCATTGAACGCTCTTGCAAATTTTATGGTAATACTTACCTAGGCAAGAAAGCAGAAACAAACCGCATCACTGGCATTTCAAGTAAACCACCTATTTTACTAACACCATTATTTCCAACTTATTTTTTCCCAACACATTCTGACAGACAAAATGAAAATATTTGGTTAAATATGCATTATATAGAAAATATTAAGGAATTAAAAAATCGTAAATGTAAAGTAACTTTTATTAATAACGAATCAATTATTCTTCATGTTTCATACCACAGTTTATGGCACCAATATAACAATTCCATTTTTTACTACTATATGGTAGATAAACAATCTCGCATGGTTTCTAAAAATCCCGATCAACCTATAGATTATAATAAAGCCACATTAAACGTATTTGAAGCATTGACACGCTATTCCCTATTCGAAGATAAATAA